A window of the Nitrospira sp. genome harbors these coding sequences:
- a CDS encoding DUF3365 domain-containing protein translates to MIEKVAGQILGKLLAVLLAGVSVNVAQAGEPEGIPPELVAEYIHAVIQVDRSIYSTHVVEQLQDRKVTVAAEDWKEKGALPLPAQFLQMAGQEVQGLGLGLHIRLSSLGPIYTKNGPVDQFERAGLEAVAKNPRKPYTGIITEGDRRYFKAIFADRAVSMACVACHNNHPLSAKRDYKLYDVMGGIIISFPVR, encoded by the coding sequence ATGATCGAGAAAGTAGCTGGACAGATCCTTGGCAAACTCTTGGCCGTTCTGCTTGCAGGTGTCTCCGTGAATGTTGCGCAGGCCGGAGAGCCGGAGGGAATCCCCCCGGAGTTGGTGGCAGAATACATTCATGCAGTCATTCAGGTCGATCGGAGCATCTATTCCACCCATGTCGTGGAGCAGCTGCAGGATCGCAAGGTCACTGTGGCGGCGGAAGACTGGAAAGAAAAGGGGGCGCTGCCTCTGCCAGCCCAATTCCTCCAGATGGCGGGTCAGGAGGTTCAGGGGTTAGGCCTCGGTCTCCATATCCGCCTAAGCAGCTTAGGCCCAATTTACACGAAGAACGGGCCGGTGGATCAGTTCGAACGAGCGGGCTTGGAAGCGGTGGCAAAGAATCCCCGGAAACCCTATACGGGAATCATTACTGAAGGTGATAGACGTTATTTCAAGGCAATTTTTGCAGATCGGGCCGTCTCGATGGCTTGTGTCGCATGCCACAACAATCATCCTCTGAGCGCAAAGCGGGACTACAAACTCTATGATGTGATGGGAGGGATTATTATTTCTTTTCCGGTTCGTTAG